The Triticum dicoccoides isolate Atlit2015 ecotype Zavitan chromosome 6A, WEW_v2.0, whole genome shotgun sequence genome has a window encoding:
- the LOC119314437 gene encoding uncharacterized protein LOC119314437 has protein sequence MTSRSCHLSPPAGPPEDDNLLCEILLRLPPEPSSLPRASVVCKRWRCLVSDPRFCRRFRRHHRRNPPLLGFFNRDSDLFPFVPTLEPPNRVSPGRFSLQRREGDRFISLGCRHGLVLIHNVRPNKVLVWDPVTGKQHHLAIPPELVIHAENTAINGAVLRAAGDIQQFHVVLTVVDNVDKQHKRALAWLYSSETNLWGDLVSTPVPFKVSTSDILGDEDDVTLVFTGKPAVMVRDSIYWILAGNFVGILEFDLEKQSLAVIRVPAHMLENGFYQFWIMRAEGGGLGLLLQKDQSFQLWKRNTDRDGVASWVLGRTIELDKLLSLNGNGSQVILGFAEENNVVFVWTHGVLFMVNLESLQFKKLGETRTLSHYHPFESVYTAETDIGRGHDGVDLSQHIR, from the exons ATGACCAGCCGCAGCTGCCACCTCTCGCCGCCAGCGGGTCCGCCGGAGGACGACAACCTGCTCTgcgagatcctcctccgcctccccccgGAGCCGTCCTCCCTCCCGCGCGCCTCCGTCGTCTGCAAGCGCTGGCGCTGCCTCGTCTCCGACCCCCGCTTCTGCCGCCGcttccgccgccaccaccgccgaaaCCCTCCCCTCCTTGGCTTCTTCAACAGAGACAGCGACCTCTTCCCCTTCGTACCTACTCTTGAGCCCCCAAATCGTGTCTCGCCTGGCCGCTTCTCCTTGCAGCGCCGCGAAGGCGACCGCTTCATCTCCCTTGGATGCCGCCATGGCCTCGTGCTCATCCACAACGTACGGCCGAACAAGGTCCTGGTGTGGGACCCCGTCACCGGCAAACAGCACCACCTTGCCATCCCCCCTGAGCTTGTGATACATGCGGAGAACACAGCCATCAATGGGGCAGTGCTTCGTGCTGCCGGAGACATCCAACAGTTTCATGTGGTCTTGACAGTGGTGGACAACGTCGACAAGCAACACAAACGAGCGCTTGCCTGGCTTTACTCTTCCGAGACCAACTTATGGGGTGATCTCGTCTCAACACCGGTTCCATTCAAGGTTTCCACCTCGGATATTTTGGGTGATGAAGATGATGTCACCTTGGTGTTTACGGGAAAGCCCGCTGTGATGGTTAGGGATTCTATTTACTGGATTCTTGCTGGGAATTTTGTTGGAATTCTTGAGTTTGATTTGGAGAAGCAAAGCCTAGCTGTGATACGGGTGCCAGCGCATATGCTTGAAAATGGGTTTTACCAGTTCTGGATTATGCGGGCAGAGGGTGGTGGTCTTGGTTTACTGTTGCAGAAAGATCAGAGCTTCCAGTTATGGAAGAGGAACACTGATCGTGATGGTGTTGCTTCATGGGTTCTTGGAAGAACTATTGAACTGGACAAGCTACTTTCCCTGAATGGAAATGGCAGCCAAGTCATACTAGGGTTTGCTGAGGAGAATAATGTGGTGTTTGTGTGGACACACGGTGTCCTCTTTATGGTCAATCTTGAGTCTTTGCAGTTCAAGAAACTTGGTGAGACCAGAACCCTTTCTCACTATCATCCATTCGAAAGTGTCTACACTGCAG AAACCGACATTGGTCGTGGACATGATGGAGTTGATCTTTCACAGCACATAAGATGA